The genomic segment AGACCGGGGTCGAGCCGGAAAGTCTCCCGCGCTAGCCAGCGGCTGATCTCCTTCATGTGCCCGCCCAGCCCAATGCCACCTCGGTACGCCAGCGGCATCACTTCGCCGGCACCAACAGGTCCCCAGACGAACGGCACGCCACGGCTGGCCAGCACAGCTGCGGGTGACGGCATCCACCAGCGGGAGAGTGACACGTGCTGCGCAACACTGAAACCGACCTCGCGGTGCAACTTGAGCGCCTCGCGAGCGGCGGCTTTGACCCATGCGTAGTAGTGAATGTTGAAGCCGAACGCCTTCGAGTCTGCCCACGATCGCAACGGCCGAACGACGTCGACGTAGCGCACGTGCATCGGCATGACACTCGCATCCCGGTTCCACTCGGCGATGCCCTTGTCGAGAGGCTCGCGATGTCGCGGGTGGGTCAGAATCCACACTGGGCGGTGTCGTGCGATCGCGCACGCGTTCTTCCAACCGATCGCGGCCTCGCTTCCGCGGCCAGGTTCGCAGCCGAACGCTGCCAGCAGCACATTCTCGCGTGGCGTTGTCACAGCAACGCCTTTCGACAGTGAAACGCCTCGGCGTAGCCGGTTGGCGACGCACACTCGAGCCCACGCAAACGCATCAGGCCCTTGAACGTTTCGTCGTCGAACCAGTGCTTGTCACGCTGAGACACAAACGTGTCCAGAAGTCGACACTTGGCGTCGACGTCCTCCTTTGTTGCCGGAGCGAAGACGTTGGGCTGTCCGAGATCGCCATCGTACTTGGCGATCTCGAAGTGGTAGATCAGGTGATCGCGAAACGTCTGCCCGACGACCTCGCCAAGAAGTCGATGGTCCTGGTGGGCGTCGTCGGGCCGATGCGTCAGCACGAGATCCGGCTCAAACGGCCGGGTTGCTGAGACGGCGAGCTTCACGTTCGACCAGTCGGCCGGAAGGTGCGCGTCGTGGAAATCGTGCGTCACGATCTCACACCCTTCGCGTCCGTCGAAGAGCTTGTTTGCCGAGGCAACCGCTTCGTCTCCGCGCATGTCGCGTCCGCACAGAATGTCGAACCGGACGACAAGGTCCGGGACGTCGCGTAGCAAGCGGATGAGCGTGGCACCGCAACCGATCTCCGGATCGTCGCTGTGCGCACCGATGACCAGCACGCGACGCAGCTTGGCAATGTTGGCGAGCCGGATCATTTGTGGAACGACCGCTATGCCGCAACAGAAGGCTTGGACGACTGGCGTGCGGCGACAGCGCGGTCACGCTCCTGGCGCTTCTCGGGTCGCCAGACTTCCCACGGGGCGTTGCCTTCCTGGTGCAAGCTGGACAGATGCTGCTGTTCCTTGAACGTATCCATCGCCGCAAAAAAGCCGTCGTGTTGCCATGCGGCCAGGCGGCCTTCGAACGCGAGGCGAGGCAGCGCATCGCCGACAAGATCTTCGCCTTCGCCCAAGACGTCGAAGAGCGACCGGTGCAGGCAGAAGTAGCCGCCGTTGATCCAGATGTCCTGCTTTTTGACGTCGTGCAGTCCGCGGACCGTGCCCTGCTTGTCTGTCTCGACGCAGTGGAACGACTGGCTCGGCCGGACCTTCATGAAGCTGGCAGCTGTCTCGTTCTGGGCGAACTTCTCCTGCGTGTCGGCGATCATGGCCGGGAGATCTAAGTCGCTCAGGCCATCGGCGTAGTTGGCCAGGAACCACTCGTCGTCGCCCAGGTACTCGCGGACCGCGGTCAGGCGTTCACCGATCTGGGCGTTTGTGCCGGTGTCGACAAAACCGATCGACCAGTCGCTGGTGTCATCGGTCACGAGGTCGACTTCGTGCCGAGCTGCGCCATCTGTTTGTCGACGTCCGACGCGTGAGCTGTTCTGCGGCTTCAGTACGAAGTCGTTGGTAACGGTCTCGTCGTAGTCGAGGAAGTAGCGCTTGATGACGTCTGCACCATGCCCGAGGCAGAGGATGAAGTCACGATGCCCGTAGTGGGCGTACCACCGCATGATGTGCCACAGCACAGGCCGGTAGCCGACGGGCACCATGGGCTTGGGGACGCGGTGGTCATAGTCGCGGATGCGAAGACCCTGTCCGCCGCAGAACAGCACGACTTTGAGCCCGCGCGGCTTGGGGGTCGTGTCGGTGCTTCCGGCGTGGCCGGGTCGGGGAGCGCTCATGCCGCACTCCTCATCGGCGGCTTGCCGGTGCGACTCAAGCCCACGCCGACGTAGTGGTCCACACTGTCCGGCGAGAGCAGCCGTCGCCCGTCGGCAACGACGGGCTGAGAGGCAAGTCCCGTAAGCCACGCCGGCAGTGCCTTGTACTCGGACCATGCCGTGCAGAGGATCACCGCATCCGTTGAACGGACGGCAGCCGCGGCATCGTCCGTCACGTCGATGCGGCCTTCGAAGCGCTCGCGTGTCGCCTCGTTCGCAAGCGGGTCGTGCGTCGTCACGACGGCACCGGCATCGAGCAACGCGTCGATGATCGGCTCGGCGGGGCTGGTTCGAAGGTCGCCG from the Planctomycetota bacterium genome contains:
- a CDS encoding PIG-L deacetylase family protein translates to MIRLANIAKLRRVLVIGAHSDDPEIGCGATLIRLLRDVPDLVVRFDILCGRDMRGDEAVASANKLFDGREGCEIVTHDFHDAHLPADWSNVKLAVSATRPFEPDLVLTHRPDDAHQDHRLLGEVVGQTFRDHLIYHFEIAKYDGDLGQPNVFAPATKEDVDAKCRLLDTFVSQRDKHWFDDETFKGLMRLRGLECASPTGYAEAFHCRKALL
- a CDS encoding sugar phosphate nucleotidyltransferase → MSAPRPGHAGSTDTTPKPRGLKVVLFCGGQGLRIRDYDHRVPKPMVPVGYRPVLWHIMRWYAHYGHRDFILCLGHGADVIKRYFLDYDETVTNDFVLKPQNSSRVGRRQTDGAARHEVDLVTDDTSDWSIGFVDTGTNAQIGERLTAVREYLGDDEWFLANYADGLSDLDLPAMIADTQEKFAQNETAASFMKVRPSQSFHCVETDKQGTVRGLHDVKKQDIWINGGYFCLHRSLFDVLGEGEDLVGDALPRLAFEGRLAAWQHDGFFAAMDTFKEQQHLSSLHQEGNAPWEVWRPEKRQERDRAVAARQSSKPSVAA